From the Primulina tabacum isolate GXHZ01 chromosome 15, ASM2559414v2, whole genome shotgun sequence genome, one window contains:
- the LOC142527762 gene encoding uncharacterized protein LOC142527762 — translation MIGNHFSGILPENLARLRRLILVRLTDNNFQGEVPSLFSFLPQLRYLVLRNNKFTGLSLFLQSISNETGLEILDMSFNALQGKIPESIGNLRNLRVLNMDNDHLSGSIPSSLGNMSHLERLSMANNSIHGMIPEGIGNLLNLNYLNLQQNRLTGSIPFSIFNISTLQVLSFAENKLSCTLPDDMFFGLPLLQGLYLSSNDIFGQIPSSISSCSQLQTINLSDNRMTGTIPPEITDLEMLEFLYLGHNELTGTIPSEIGKLQNLLDLGMEYNFLSGSIPRSLFNITSLRILWLSKNKLSGSLSEEFGNLTMLKELFLRENRFTGLIPQRFSELQQLTELDMSLSRLSGSIPWGIFNISTLTVIALTGNNLTGKLPLDIGHLLPNLGGLYLAENNLDGRLPCSILNCSELTFLELSENEFTGPIPTSLGNLRALRYLGLEANNFITESSSPELSFITSLMNCRDLTYLAISFNPLNGVLPISIGNLSSSLQTIHANHAKIKGRIPNEIGNLSGLVTLYLATNDLTGFIPKTLDGLSKLQGLSLAANQISGSIPNDVCKLKNLVVLDLSENQLTGSVPECLGNVSSLREIFLNLNNLSSGIPDSLWNLEDLLALDISSNFFTDSLSPRLGNLKMATSINLSMNQLSNDIPATIGQLQSLTDLSLAHNRFQGSIPESMGDMFNLESLDISHNKISGTIPKSLEALKHLEHFNVSFNELSGEIPTGGPFSDFSGETFMFNSALCGSPRFQVPSCQGSKHRPKAKKVLRVAFIALGIATFVFVITLTLIGVKYRRRNKSTVILEDVLSSVGPPRLSYYELLQATNGYSESNFLGKGGFSSVYKGILKDGAVFAVKVFNMELEGALNSFDTECEVLRNLRHRNLAKVISSCSNQDFKALVLEFMPNGNLEKWLYSESYFLNIMRRLNIMIDVASALEYLHHGYSTPVVHCDLKPNNVLLDENVIAHVSDFGIAKLLGEGVSMKQTRTLASLGYMAPEYGLEGLVSTRCDVYSYGVMLLETFTGKRPSDEMFDGQLNLKNWVQSSMPNALAQVIDGNLIRAEEENFNELQYFVSSVLELALNCLEESPGRRMNMKDVLAQLVKVKTQYVLYHTDTDLRNIADELS, via the exons ATGATAGGCAACCATTTCAGCGGAATTCTTCCTGAGAATTTGGCTCGTCTGCGAAGATTGATATTAGTCAGACTGACAGACAACAACTTCCAAGGGGAAGTTCCTAGCTTGTTCAGTTTCTTGCCTCAACTTCGGTATTTGGTTTTAAGAAACAACAAGTTTACTGGTTTGAGCTTATTCCTGCAGTCGATCTCTAATGAAACAGGGCTCGAGATTTTAGACATGTCATTTAATGCTCTTCAAGGTAAAATTCCGGAGTCTATAGGCAATCTTCGTAATCTCAGGGTTCTGAACATGGACAACGATCATCTTTCTGGTTCCATCCCTTCTTCACTAGGGAACATGTCGCATTTAGAGAGATTGAGTATGGCAAATAATTCAATCCACGGAATGATTCCAGAAGGCATTGGGAATCTACTTAATCTGAATTATTTAAATCTGCAACAAAACCGGCTAACAGGGTCTATTCCATTTAGCATCTTCAACATATCGACATTACAAGTCCTATCTTTCGCAGAGAATAAATTATCTTGCACTCTTCCGGATGACATGTTCTTTGGACTTCCGTTacttcaagggctttatctatctTCCAATGATATATTCGGTCAAATTCCATCCAGCATTTCTTCATGCTCTCAGCTTCAAACCATAAACTTGTCAGATAACAGAATGACTGGAACCATACCACCAGAAATCACGGATCTAGAGATGCTTGAGTTCTTATATCTTGGTCACAACGAGTTAACAG GCACAATTCCATCTGAGATTGGCAAACTTCAAAATCTCCTGGACTTGGGCATGGAATACAACTTTCTTAGTGGTTCTATACCGCGTAGCCTGTTCAACATCACATCTTTGAGGATCCTATGGTTGTCAAAAAATAAACTAAGTGGATCCTTATCCGAAGAATTTGGGAATCTGACCATGCTGAAGGAGCTTTTTCTTAGGGAGAATAGGTTCACAG GTTTGATACCACAAAGGTTCAGTGAACTTCAACAATTAACGGAACTGGACATGAGTCTGAGTCGGTTAAGTGGTTCCATACCTTGGGGAATTTTCAACATCTCGACACTGACGGTGATTGCACTGACGGGAAATAACCTCACCGGCAAACTTCCATTAGATATTGGTCATCTTCTTCCAAATCTTGGAGGACTTTACCTTGCTGAAAACAACTTAGACGGTCGGCTTCCATGTTCTATCTTAAATTGTTCTGAGCTCACTTTTCTTGAACTTTCGGAAAATGAATTCACTGGTCCTATTCCAACTTCTCTTGGGAACTTGAGAGCTCTACGTTACCTGGGTTTGGAGGCGAACAATTTCATAACTGAATCCTCTTCTCCTGAATTGAGCTTTATCACCTCCCTGATGAACTGCAGAGACTTGACATATTTGGCTATCAGTTTTAATCCACTAAATGGTGTTCTTCCTATCTCCATTGGGAATCTTTCTTCATCCCTACAGACTATTCACGCGAACCATGCCAAAATCAAGGGTCGCATCCCAAATGAAATCGGTAATTTAAGTGGATTGGTTACTTTATATCTTGCAACAAATGATTTGActggatttattccaaaaacaCTTGATGGTTTATCGAAACTTCAAGGGTTATCTCTTGCGGCCAACCAAATATCAGGATCCATTCCGAATGACGTATGCAAGTTAAAGAACTTGGTAGTATTAGACTTGAGCGAAAATCAGCTCACTGGCTCAGTTCCAGAATGCTTAGGAAATGTCTCTTCTTTAAGGGAGATATTTCTGAATCTCAACAACTTGTCTTCTGGTATACCAGATAGCCTATGGAATTTGGAGGATCTTCTGGCGCTCGACATTTCCTCAAATTTCTTCACCGATTCTCTCTCCCCTCGATTAGGAAATCTAAAAATGGCAACTTCAATTAACTTGTCAATGAACCAGCTATCGAATGATATTCCCGCTACAATTGGACAATTGCAAAGCTTAACTGATCTCTCTTTGGCTCATAATAGATTTCAAGGATCCATTCCCGAGTCCATGGGTGATATGTTTAATTTGGAGTCCCTGGATATTTCCCATAATAAGATCTCTGGTACGATTCCCAAGTCCTTAGAGGCACTTAAACATCTCGAGCATTTCAATGTTTCTTTCAATGAATTATCAGGAGAGATACCAACTGGTGGTCCTTTCAGTGACTTTTCCGGCGAAACCTTCATGTTCAATAGTGCATTATGTGGTAGTCCGAGGTTTCAAGTCCCATCTTGCCAAGGATCAAAGCACCGACCGAAAGCGAAGAAAGTTCTAAGAGTTGCATTTATCGCTTTAGGTATTGCTACATTTGTATTTGTCATCACCCTGACCCTGATAGGGGTCAAGTACCGAAGGAGAAACAAATCTACAGTTATACTGGAAGATGTATTATCTTCGGTAGGACCTCCAAGACTTTCCTATTATGAGCTTTTACAGGCAACAAATGGATACAGTGAAAGCAATTTTCTTGGTAAGGGGGGCTTCAGTTCAGTGTATAAAGGTATTTTGAAGGACGGGGCAGTTTTTGCGGTAAAGGTTTTCAACATGGAACTTGAAGGTGCGTTGAACAGTTTTGATACCGAATGTGAAGTATTGCGTAATCTTCGCCACAGAAATCTGGCTAAAGTCATCAGTAGTTGCTCCAATCAAGACTTCAAGGCATTAGTGCTTGAATTCATGCCCAATGGGAATCTGGAGAAATGGTTGTATTCCGAGTCATATTTCTTGAATATCATGCGAAGGTTGAATATAATGATAGACGTGGCGAGTGCATTGGAATATCTACATCATGGTTACTCAACACCTGTGGTTCACTGTGATTTGAAGCCTAATAACGTCCTTCTAGATGAAAACGTGATTGCACATGTCAGTGATTTCGGTATTGCAAAACTGTTGGGCGAAGGAGTAAGTATGAAACAGACGAGGACTCTCGCATCATTGGGTTACATGGCTCCAG AGTATGGATTGGAAGGTTTGGTTTCTACAAGATGTGATGTGTACAGCTACGGTGTCATGTTATTGGAAACCTTCACGGGAAAACGACCGAGCGACGAAATGTTTGATGGGCAGTTGAACCTAAAGAACTGGGTGCAGAGTTCAATGCCTAATGCATTAGCACAGGTTATTGACGGAAACTTAATACGAGCCGAGGAAGAAAATTTCAACGAACTACAGTATTTTGTTTCCTCTGTTTTGGAATTGGCTCTGAATTGCTTGGAAGAATCTCCTGGTAGAAGGATGAACATGAAAGATGTCCTGGCACAACTCGTGAAAGTGAAAACTCAGTACGTGTTATACCATACAGACACTGACCTCAGAAATATTGCCGATGAACTTTCATAA
- the LOC142527764 gene encoding uncharacterized protein LOC142527764, with amino-acid sequence MDPEVRETNQIVSGDLACDNSRDSAHPETVIEMGENEISDPNAGSNESSVDDAAKVEDKFSSCVIDINSGDSSEENYRVCRICHLSSKESGKSLMDLIELGCECKGELELVHKDCGEAWFGIRGNRFCEICGETAKNIKGVGNNEFMEEWNEHRSSDTANSSSENNRRCLRGQPLCNFLMACLVIAFILPWFFRVNMF; translated from the exons ATGGATCCAGAGGTAAGAGAAACTAATCAAATAGTCTCCGGAGATCTTGCCTGTGATAATTCGAGAGATTCAGCTCATCCGGAGACTGTGATTGAGATGGGGGAAAATGAAATCTCTGATCCAAATGCGGGGTCGAATGAGTCATCAGTGGATGATGCAGCAAAAGTTGAAgataagttttcttcttgtgtgATTGATATAAACAGCGGAGATTCTTCGGAAGAAAATTATAGGGTTTGTAGAATATGCCATTTGAGTTCAAAGGAAAGTGGGAAAAGTTTAATGGATTTAATTGAACTTGGTTGTGAGTGCAAAGGTGAGCTTGAACTTGTGCATAAGGATTGTGGTGAGGCTTGGTTTGGGATTCGAGGGAATAG ATTCTGTGAAATTTGTGGTGAGACTGCAAAAAACATCAAAGGTGTTGGCAATAATGAATTTATGGAAGAATGGAATGAACATAGATCTTCTGATACTGCTAATAGTTCATCAGAGAACAACAGAAGGTGTTTGCGTGGACAACCGTTGTGTAATTTCTTAATGGCATGTCTAGTGATAGCATTTATCCTTCCGTGGTTTTTCCGAGTGAACATGTTCTAG
- the LOC142526177 gene encoding uncharacterized protein LOC142526177, giving the protein MDAEDVVNLLESFWFYPKVIQKHLNSPAPEPSPAGQNQENSGRQRFPTKLSIHSRSRSHDHIIIQRDKSFSPDSSSSNSVLPKPHLETILSQKEISQDIPRTHTTPQVKKHSEGFKRAKKRSSKSLSELEFEELKGFMDLGFVFSEEDKNSSLADIIPGLQRFGQKIDLEVQEETTYGGGVEEVGTSRARPYLSEAWETLEKENRENPLTNWRVPFVSNEIVMKDSLKWWAHAVASAIR; this is encoded by the coding sequence ATGGATGCGGAGGATGTTGTAAACCTCTTGGAATCTTTCTGGTTCTACCCCAAAGTTATCCAAAAACATTTGAATTCACCAGCTCCTGAGCCTTCGCCTGCGGgccaaaatcaagaaaattcaggAAGACAAAGATTTCCAACCAAATTAAGCATCCATTCTAGATCGAGAAGCCATGACCATATTATAATACAACGCGATAAGAGTTTCAGCCCAGATTCATCCTCTTCAAATTCAGTCCTTCCAAAACCCCATCTCGAAACCATTCTCTCACAAAAAGAAATTTCGCAAGATATTCCAAGAACCCACACCACCCCGCAGGTAAAGAAACACAGTGAAGGTTTCAAAAGGGCAAAAAAAAGATCCAGCAAGAGCTTGTCGGAGCTGGAGTTCGAAGAGCTGAAGGGGTTCATGGATCTTGGTTTCGTGTTTTCTGAAGAAGATAAGAACTCGAGTCTTGCGGATATCATACCCGGTCTGCAAAGATTCGGACAGAAAATTGATCTTGAAGTGCAAGAAGAGACAACGTACGGTGGTGGTGTTGAAGAAGTAGGTACATCGAGAGCTAGGCCTTATCTTTCTGAAGCGTGGGAGACATTAGAGAAAGAAAACAGAGAGAATCCATTGACTAATTGGAGAGTTCCTTTTGTTAGCAATGAGATTGTGATGAAAGACAGTCTGAAATGGTGGGCTCACGCTGTTGCTTCTGCTATCAGATAA